The DNA sequence CCTGGCAATCAGTCTTCATCTTTGCATAATCAATATCAAGAGCCTTCATGATTCTTTCCTTATATGCTTCCGGTTCCATTCCTACACATTTTGCATTTGTATCAGAAGGCATTGTAACCTGAATCATTTTTTTCTTCTTGCTGAATGCCCCAAACAATTTTTGCAAATATGTACCAAATACCGGATATTTCTCTTTAGATAAGTCTGCTGGCGGAAGCCCTGCCGGCTTTTCTATAATATCAATTACCGTATCTACGATAGCAAACTGCTCCATCCATTTTTCCGGAACTTCTCCATTCATATTTTCTACCAATTCCCGTTCATACTGATTGGTATGAAGAAGTGTCATCGGCATTGCCCCTTCTGCTGCTACTGCTCCCACAAAATCATACAGATCCTGTATCTCAGTATCCTCCCCCCAAAAGTTTAACAATACGACTTCCCCTTTTTGTAACTCCATTGCCTTCACTAATTTACATACTAAATTTTTTTCCATTACTTGTATCCTCCTTTTACATTGATACTCATCTAATCAAATTCCTTAATCATTTATAACATGTCTTTGTTTTGTTGTCAATATTTATTTTTATATCTATCTAATTGCTTTTCATTCATTTTAATTGATCCCCACCTTGCATTCTCCTACAGAGAAATCAAAAGCCGCCCCGTCATGCCAATAGCTTCAACTATTAGCATGACTGAGCGGCTTTCAATTTAGCATTAATTTCTTCGCAATGCTTCAATCGGACTTAACTTCGCTGCTTTTTTTGCCGGGTAAATACCAAAGAAGATTCCAATCGCACAAGAAAACAATGTTGCACCTATAATAGTACTTGCCTTGATTCCCGGGCTGATTGCACTTGCCATGACACTACTCATAATTCCACAAATTCCTAATGCTCCAAGAAATCCTAACAATATACCCAAAATTCCTCCTACAATTGTGAGGATTGCAGCCTCTGCCAAAAACTGCATTAGTATAGATGATGTTTTCGCTCCTAAGGACTTACGAATTCCTATTTCTCTTGTTCGTTCTGTTACAGATACTAACATAATATTCATAACACCAATTCCACCTACAAACAGAGATATCGCTGCTACACATGAAATAAATGTTGTTACAATAGCTAACATGCCATTCATTTGTGAAATCGTATCTTGAAAGCTCTGTATCTGATAGTAATCCTCACCTGAACTTTGATGTCTGGAATCCAACAAATGAATCAAATCTTTCGTCACTTGTTTTGCATCTGCCCCATCTGCGGTGAACACATAGAAAGAATAGAATCCATCACTTTCCCATCCAAACGATTCAAAAGATGTATATGGTACATTTAATGTTACCGGCATTCCTTCATAAGTATAGCTAACAAAGCTTCCATTTTCCTTTTGCTGCGTAACTCCTATAATACGATAACTTTGGCTAATACCATTTACATTTACGTCAATATCCATTCCCACTACATCATCCGAACCAAACAGTCTCTTAGCATCTTCATTTGTAAGTACGCAAACCCTGTTTCCTTCCTGTACATCTACCTCTGTATAATAATTGCCACGCTTCATATTGTAATTCAAAGATTTCCAGGAGTCCTCTGTTCCACCGCTAAGTGTTAAGGAAAACTCTCCTTTTCCTGTGATTGTTGTCCCGCTGGCGCCATCATTCGGGCTGACCCCTTCTACACCATCTACTTTATTTTTAACAGCTGCCATATCCTCCGATGTAATCCACTCTTCCGCATTCACGGCATCATCGCTACAGCGTACATAAATCTGTCCGGTACCAAGGTCTTCTACTTCCGCATTCATAGCATTTGCTGTTCCATCTCCAACTGCCATAACCATAATAACCGAAGCAATTCCGATGATAATACCTAACATGGTCAGAAAAGAACGTCCTTTATTAGCAGTAATGTTCTTTAACGCCATTTTTATATATTCTAATATCTTTCCCATTTAAGTACCTCTTTTCCGCTCTGCTCCACTATTCTGCTTCTGCACCGGAGGTCCCAACTGTAATCTGGTCACCCTCTTCATAATTTCCCGGATCCGGAATTACCTCTTCTCCAACTTCCAATCCTGTGGTAATTTCGATACAATCATCCGATGTTGTACCGGTTTCTATGATACGTTTTGTCAATATACCATCTTCGCATACCCAGCAGAAGCTACCATCTTTTCCAATATTTACAGCCTCTGTCGGTAAAATTACCACATCCTTTGCCTCTGCTGCCTGAATGGATACCTTTGCTTCTACGCCAAGAAAAATCTTGTCATCCGGATTATCAATATGAACAGTTGCTGTAATTGCAGTAGAAGTTGCTGCCTGATTACTTCCACTCATACCACTGGTTGCAATACGACTGATTCTGGTAACCGTTCCTCCATAGGTCTGACCTGCAAAAGTAATCGTCGCCTTCTGTCCCTCCTGTACCTTTTCATATACGTTTTTCGACAATGTAACATCAACATTTACATCATCTATACTCTGAAGCGTAAACATCTGCATTCCCTGCGCTACAGTTGCACCTTCCACTACCTGTCTATCCGAAATAACTCCGTTAAATTCTGCGCTGATTCCTTTTTTACCTTCTTCAATCAGCTCTGCTAAGGACTTCTGCTCTAACTCTGCCAGATTATTATTGGTCTGCATCTGTGCCTTTGCTTCTTTACTAAGAGCTGCTGTATCTCCTTCTGCAATTGCTTTCTGTGTCTCTAGCTGAGCCTGCAAATCTGCCAGTTCAGACTGTGCTGTCGTAAGTTTCTTCTGCAATTCTGCATTTCCGCTTTCTCCAGTTCCGATAGACATAGATGCCTGCAATGTTGTAATCTGAGTATTAACATTATCTAACTGGGATTTCTTGGTATCATAATCATTCTTTGCTGTACTTAATGCTGCATTTGCTGCTTTTAAAGCTTCAGAAGCTGTTGCTATGTCTGTTGCATTTCCTGTTGCCGTTGCTGCATCAAAATTGACCTGTGCATTCTGCTGTACATTCTGAGCTGCATTATAGGCTGCCTGTGCCTGTTCTACCGTTACTGCCAACTCTCCCTGCTGTTGCTGTAAGGTTGCTATTTGAGCGTTAATACTGTCATTTGCCTGCTGCTGCGCTGCCGCCTGTGCCTGAGCATCTCCTGCAACAGCCGCCGTAAGATTTGCCACTTCCTGCTTCTTAGCATCTACCTGCTGTTGTAATGTTGCTGCTTTATTCTTCGCTTCCGCCTGCTTTTGCGCCGCTTCTGCTGACTTATTTATCGTATCCTGATATCCAAGACTATTGGCTTTTACTGTAAGTTCTGCCTTCTGGTTCTGAGCTTCTAAATCATCCAAATTGAACTCTACCAACTTATCCCCTGCCTTTACCAAATCTCCCACTTGGAAATCTGCCGTTTTTACAGTTGCATTTACCGGTGAAAAGAAAACTTTCTGCTGACCGCTTACCACAGTTCCGCTGGTCT is a window from the Roseburia sp. 499 genome containing:
- a CDS encoding ABC transporter permease, translating into MGKILEYIKMALKNITANKGRSFLTMLGIIIGIASVIMVMAVGDGTANAMNAEVEDLGTGQIYVRCSDDAVNAEEWITSEDMAAVKNKVDGVEGVSPNDGASGTTITGKGEFSLTLSGGTEDSWKSLNYNMKRGNYYTEVDVQEGNRVCVLTNEDAKRLFGSDDVVGMDIDVNVNGISQSYRIIGVTQQKENGSFVSYTYEGMPVTLNVPYTSFESFGWESDGFYSFYVFTADGADAKQVTKDLIHLLDSRHQSSGEDYYQIQSFQDTISQMNGMLAIVTTFISCVAAISLFVGGIGVMNIMLVSVTERTREIGIRKSLGAKTSSILMQFLAEAAILTIVGGILGILLGFLGALGICGIMSSVMASAISPGIKASTIIGATLFSCAIGIFFGIYPAKKAAKLSPIEALRRN
- a CDS encoding efflux RND transporter periplasmic adaptor subunit, whose product is MKKNKTSKKVLKIVIPIVGVVVVLGAVVAKNIASAGEAMAQSMAVETIKVEKGDVKETVETSGTVVSGQQKVFFSPVNATVKTADFQVGDLVKAGDKLVEFNLDDLEAQNQKAELTVKANSLGYQDTINKSAEAAQKQAEAKNKAATLQQQVDAKKQEVANLTAAVAGDAQAQAAAQQQANDSINAQIATLQQQQGELAVTVEQAQAAYNAAQNVQQNAQVNFDAATATGNATDIATASEALKAANAALSTAKNDYDTKKSQLDNVNTQITTLQASMSIGTGESGNAELQKKLTTAQSELADLQAQLETQKAIAEGDTAALSKEAKAQMQTNNNLAELEQKSLAELIEEGKKGISAEFNGVISDRQVVEGATVAQGMQMFTLQSIDDVNVDVTLSKNVYEKVQEGQKATITFAGQTYGGTVTRISRIATSGMSGSNQAATSTAITATVHIDNPDDKIFLGVEAKVSIQAAEAKDVVILPTEAVNIGKDGSFCWVCEDGILTKRIIETGTTSDDCIEITTGLEVGEEVIPDPGNYEEGDQITVGTSGAEAE
- a CDS encoding aminopeptidase, with translation MEKNLVCKLVKAMELQKGEVVLLNFWGEDTEIQDLYDFVGAVAAEGAMPMTLLHTNQYERELVENMNGEVPEKWMEQFAIVDTVIDIIEKPAGLPPADLSKEKYPVFGTYLQKLFGAFSKKKKMIQVTMPSDTNAKCVGMEPEAYKERIMKALDIDYAKMKTDCQAKIDSFTGNVRTIRTGKDCVLTLDTTGREWIADAGDGALPCGEVYIAPVEEKSNGKVYFETLSVEEVGVFHDVTVTIENGHLISSTNEEFNAFLKELPENGGVVAELGIGMNPNVTGVLGDSVLDENVIGTFHIAIGMNHLFGGKNVCPIHYDFVATGIVE